In Halalkalicoccus sp. NIPERK01, the DNA window CTGTGGAACATCGTCCAGTCGTGGCTCGAAGGCCCGCGCGTCGAGGACGGCGACCCGTGGAACCTCAAGGAGGACGGCCTGATTACCCACGAGTGGACGTGGTTCGAGCACAAACTCGAAACCCGGCTGGCCGACGGCGGCGAACCCGCGGACGACGAGACGGCGATGGCCGACGGCGGCGAGCGCGAGTGAATCCAGACGGCGACCCGGCCCGGTGCGGTCGCTGACGGAACCGCGACCGCGAGCGCGATGCGTTTCTACCCCGTTATCACGATGAAGAAGGCGGTCATCGCCATCAGTACGGCGACGCCGCCGAGAACGATCGCCAGTAGCTCCTTTTCGGTGAGCTCCCTGTCGAGCATACGCCGGATCGGATCGGCGGAGGGAAAGCCTCATCGCTTCGCCGGCCGAACCCCCGCCGTGAGCGAATCTGCCACCGCCGGCGTGGTGTCCGGCCGACGGGTCGTCGTCGCGATCTACGTCGGACTCGTCGCCTTCGCCGGCATGATGGGGTTCATCCTCGGCGCCGTGGTCGAGGACCTCCGATCGGTCGAACTGCTCGGCGTCGTCCCGATCCCGCCGACGCCGGCGGGTCTCGCCATCTACGGCGCCGCGACGATCGCCCTCCTGCTCGGCGCGTTCCTGCTCGCGATCCGCTACGCCGCCAGCGAGGAGTGAACCAACGGGTCGGGGCCGGCTATCCCTCGCCCACCATCCGGTCCTCCTCGTCCCACTCCTTCTGACGGAGTTCGAACTTCTGGATCTTGCCGGTCGCCGTCGTGGGGAGTTCCTCGACGAACTCGATCTCGTGGACGACCTTGTAGCCCGCGAGGCGCTCGCGGGTGAACGCGGTGATCTCCTCGGCGCTCGCGCCGGGAGCGTCGGGGTCGCCGCTCGCGGGGACGACGAACGCCTTCGGGGTCTCGCCCCACTTCTCGCTTGGCGCGGGGATCACCGCAGCGTCGGCCACGTCGGGGTGCTCGAAGAGGGTGTCCTCGAGTTCGATCGAGGAGATGTTCTCGCCGCCCGAGATGATGATGTCCTTCTTGCGGTCCTGAATCGACACCATCCCGTGTTCGTCGACCACGGCCAGATCGCCGGTGTGGTAGTAGCCCTCGATCCGGTCGTTGAACGCCTCCTCGGTCTCCTCGGGCTTCTCCCAGTAGCCGTCCATGACCTGGTTGCCCCGGACGACGATCTCGCCGATCGTGGCGTCGTCCCGGGGGACGTCCGCGCCGTCCTCGTCGACGACCCGCACGTCGGTTCCGAGATAGCCGAGTCCCTGGCGCTTCTTGATCGAGAACCGGTCGGCCGAATCGGCGTCGAACAGGCGTTTCGCGTCGGAGGTCGTGATCAGCGGGCCGGTCTCGGTCGCGCCGTAGACGTGCTTGAGGTACCAGCCGAACTCGTCCTCGACGGTCCGGATGGTCGCCTCCGGTGGTGCGGCGCCCGCGGTGGCCGCCCGGACGGGATTCGCGCCGGTGGTCCCCTCGCCGGTCGCCTCGTAGCGCTCGATCAGCATGTTCAACACGGTGGGCGCGGCACAGAGATACGAAACGTCCTCGGTTCTGATGGTTTCGAAGATCCCCTCGGCGTCGATCCCACGGGTGCAGACGTGTTTCGCCCCCATTCCCGTGATGGCGTAGATGTGTCCCCAGCCGTTGACGTGGAACATCGGCAGGGTCCAGAGGTAGGTGTCGTCGTCGCGGATCTCCTGGTGGACGCTGACGAGATACGCGTGGATCGTCTCCGCCCGGTGGGTCCGACAGACCCCCTTCGGGTCGCCGGTCGTCCCCGACGTGTAGTTGATCGTGATGATCTCGTCTTCTTCCATCTCGGGACGGTCGTACTCGCCGCTCGAATCCTCGAGGAGCGTCTCGAAGTCCTCCCACTCGCCCTCGGTCGCGCTCGCGTCGTTCGAGACGTACAGTTCCGTGGGCACCGACTCGCGGACGGGTTCGATCTTCTCCGCGTGTTCGTGATCCGCGATGATCGCTTTCACGCCCGAATCGTTCAGGATGTACTCGAAGTCGTCGGGGACCAGCCGGTAGTTCAGCGGCGTGTGGATCGCCCCGAGTTGCATGATCGCGTAGGCGGCCTCGAGGTGGTAGTGCGTGTTCGGGTCCAGCACCGCCACCCGATCCCCCTTTCCGATCCCCCGCTCGGCGAGCGCCGCCGAGAGCCGATCCACCCGATCACCCAGTTCGTCGTACGTAAAGCGCTCGCCCGTCGTGGCGACCACGGCCTCCTGATCGCCGTAGTGCGTGCGTGCCCGATCTAGAAAGTCGGTCGTCAGCAGTGGCTTGTGCATGCCTCGTCCGTCCGTTCATCACAAATAGTGATATACGTTTTCGTCGGGTCCCCCAAGCGATTTCGGTCCGAGGCACCAACCACCGTCCATGACGGGCGTGAACGGGTCGGTGCCGGCTGTCGGCGAGTTCGTCGAGTACTGCCGGACGCAGGCCGGTCTCCTCCGCGGGGCGGTCGAGACGATGGGTTCGGAGGCCGACGGGTTGCTCGACGGGATCGACGCGAAGACTGCCGAGGTCCGCGCGCGTCTCGAGCGGGGCGGCCCCGAGGGGGCGACGACGCCGCAATCGACCGACGCTCCCGACGACGACCCGGTCGACGTCGAGGCGATCGAGGAGTTGGAAGCGGAGATCGAGGACCAACAGTTGCTCGTCAGGGCGAAACAGGCCCGGATGGAGGCGTTTCGAGAACTGGCCGACGGCTACGACGGCCTCGCCGAGGAGCTACACTCGAGCGTGGACGACGGCCGGGAGGCGATGGAGCGAGTCGTGCGGTTCGAGGCCGACCGGGACGCGCCGGCCTACTTCGAGGACCGACGGACGGTGTGTGAAGCCGCCGCGTCTCGCGGGTCCGACGCCGAGTGAACCGGTTTCGAGGGCGGTCGCTACCGGGCCAACCCGACCGTCTCCTGGTACCGACCGTGTTCGGCCTCGAAGACGTCCATGACCTCGCCCATCGTCGCGTAGGCCTTGACGGCGTCGACGATGTGGGGCATGACGTTCTCGCCGTCTCGAATCGCCCGCTGGAGCGAATCGAGGTGGGCCTCGACGGTCCCGTCGTCGCGCTCGGCCTTGACCTCCCGCAGGCGCTCCGTCTGGTGGTCGTAGGCGGCCTGCTCGTCGACGTGGAGCACGTCCGGGCTGGTGTCCTCCTCGAGGGTGTAGCGGTTGACGCCGACGACGACCTCCTCGTCGTCCTCGACGCGTTCCTGGTACTCGTAGGAGGCGTCCTGGATCTCGCGGTGGAAGTAGCCCTCCGAGATACCACTGAGAACGCCGTCGCGCACCGACCCCTCGCCCATCTCGCGGATCTCCTCGATGTACCTCATGGTACGCTCCTCGACCTCGTCGGTGAGCGCCTCGACGGCGAAACTCCCCCCGAGGGGGTCGACGATGTCCGCGGCGCCCGACTCCTCGGCGATGATCTGCTGGGTCCTGAGCGCCACTCGCACCGCCTCCTCCGAGGGGAGCGCAAGCGCCTCGTCGAAGGAGTTGGTGTGAAGCGACTGGGTCCCGCCGAAGACGCCCGCGAGCGCCTGGATGGTCACGCGGACGACGTTGTTCAGCGGCTGTTGGGCGGTCAGGCTCTGGCCCGCCGTCTGGGTGTGGAACTTCATTTGCTTCGATTCGGCCCGCTGAGCGCCGTACCACTCGTCCATGACCCTGGCATAAATCCGCCGGCCCGCGCGGTACTTGGCGACCTCCTCGAAGATGGAGTTGTGCGAGTTGAAGAAAAACGAGAGTTGGGGCGCGAACTCGTCGACGTCGAGCCCGCGCTCCAGGCAGTCCTCGACGTAGGCGAAGCCGTCGGCCAGCGTGAACGCGAGTTCCTGTACCGCGGTAGAGCCGGCCTCGCGGATGTGGTAGCCCGAGATCGAGACGGGCTTGAACTTCGGGGTCTCCTCGACGGCGAACTCGATGGTGTCGGTGACGACTCTCAAGGAGGGCTCCGGGGGGATGACCCACTCCTTCTGGGCGATGAACTCCTTCATCATGTCGTTCTGGAGGGTTCCTCGCACTTCCTCGCGGGGAACGCCCTGCTGGTCGGCGAGCGCGACGTACATCGCGTAGATCACCGCCGCCGAGGGGTTGATCGTAAAGGACGTCGAGACCTCCCCGATGTCGATGCCGTCGAACAGCACCTCCATGTCCCGCAGGGTATCGACCGCGACGCCCTCCTTGCCGACCTCGCCCTCCGAGAGGGGGTCGTCGCTGTCCTTGCCCATGAGGCTGGGCATGTCGAACGCCACCGACAGCCCGGTCTGTCCCTCGTCGATCAGGTAGTGAAACCGCTCGTTCGTCTCCTCGGCGGTGCCGAACCCGGCGAACTGGCGCATCGTCCACGTCCGCCCGCGGTACATCGTCGGATAGACCCCCCGGGTGTAGGGCTCCTCGCCCGGGAACCCGAGGTCCTCGCCGTAGTCGAGGTCCGCTACGTCGTCGGGCGTGTACAGGCGATCGACCCCGAGGTTCGAGACGGTAGCGAAGCGTTCCTTTCGTTCGCCGTGGCGCTCGAGGACCGGTCCGAGGGACTCCGCCTCCCAGCGTTCCCTCTCGGTTCGGATCGCTTCGAGGTCCTCCTCGTCGTACATCGTCGTGTCTTTCATCATCGTTACGCATTAACGTTCCGTCGTCCGTGAGCTACCGGCGGCACGGGCTCACCGGGGGAGGAAAGCGGCATGACTGACGGAGCACGACGGCGGCGCAACCGTTATACGACATGGCTTCCCACGTCACTACCATACATAGTGATCGATAATGCAGGTTGACATGACCACGCTCGACTTCCTCGATCGGGCGACGGACGTCTACGCCGACGTGACCGGCGTGATCGCACACGACGGGACCGAGTACACATACGTCGAGTTCGCCGATCGCGTCAACCGGGTCTCGAACGCGCTGCTCGATTCGGGGATCGAACGGGGCGACCGGGTGGCGTTGCTCTCGCCGAACACCCACTACTTCCTCGAGACGCTCTACGGAACCAACCAGGTCGGGGCGACGTTCGTCCCGATGAACTACCTCCTTGTCCCCGAGGACTTCGAGTACATCCTCGGCGACTGCGAGGCGAAGATCGTCATCGCCGACTACGAGTACGCGGCGAACGTCGAGGCCGTCCGCGACGCGATCCCCACAGAGCGGTTCGTCGGCTACCGGGCCGAGGAGATCGAGGGCGAGTGGACCGGCTACGAGGAGTGGATCGCCGGGCAGTCGAGCGACCCGCCGGAGCGACCGGAGATCCGCGAGGACGACGACGCCGCGATCAACTACACGTCGGGGACGACCGGCGACCCGAAGGGGGTCTGTCGGACCCACCGGACCGAACACTGGCACGCCCTCGTGTTGAACCAGCACATGGAGATCCGCGACGACGACACCTACCTCTGGACCCTACCGATGTTCCACTGCAACGGCTGGGGGCACACCTACGCCATCACCGGGACGGGCGGGACCCACGTCTGTCAGCGCACCTTCGATCCGGAGGGGACGTTCCGCCGGGTGCGCGACCACGACGTGTCGTTCATGTGCGGGGCGCCCACGGTGCTCAACCGGCTCATCGCCTACCACGAGGAGCACCCGGACGTCGGGACGACCGGTGGTCGCGACGTGCGTCTGGCGACGGCCGGCAGCGCGCCGGCGACCTCCACGATCGAGACCATCGAGGACGAGATCGGCTGGCGGATCATCCACATCTACGGGCTGACCGAGACCGCGCCGATCGTCACCACCTCGAACTCCCCGCGCCGGCTGGCCGAGCGCGGGCGCGACCTCAAGGTGAACCAGGGCAGCGAGACGCTCTGTACGGACGTGCGGGTCGTCGACGAGGACGGCGCGGACGTCCCCCGAGACGACGCCACGATCGGCGAGATCGTCGTCCGGGGCAACCAGGTCATGGACCGGTACCTGAACAAGCCCGAGGAGACCGAGGAGGCGTTCAACGCCCGACTGCCGGGTTACTTCCACACGGGCGACCTCGCCACGATCGACGCGGACGGCATGGTGTCGATCCAAGACAGGAAAAAGGACATCATCATCTCGGGCGGCGAGAACGTCTCGAGCATCGAGGTCGAGGACGTGCTCTACGACCATCCGGACGTGGCGAAGGCCGCCGTGATCCCGACGCCCAGCGAGGAGTGGGGCGAGGCCGTGACCGCGGTCGTGGTCCGCAAGCCGGCCGCCGACCTCGCCGAGGAGGACCTGCGGGAGTTCGTGGGCGGGCGACTCGCCCGCTATAAGGTCCCGAAGCGGGTCGAGTTCGTCGACGACCTCCCGGAGACCGCGACCGGCAAGGTACAGAAGTACCAGCTCCGGGAGGACTACTGGGAGAGCGAGGAGCGCCGCGTCGGCACGGAGTGAGGTCGGGATCACCCCAGCGGAACGGCCGGATTCGCCCCTCGTCACTCGCCGCTCTCGCTTCCGGTTCCATCACCCTCGATGAAGGCCCGCGTGGCGCTTCGACACCCCTCGGACGCGGTCGCCCGCGCGAGCGCCCCGGCGATCCGGTCCTCGTCGCCCCTGTCTGGCTTCCCGTGGAGGGCGTGTCGTTTGGCGAGCCGTATCGAGTCCTTCGGGGACCGAACGATCCCGTCGACGAACCCGGAGACCGCGTCCGCCAACCCGCCGTGCGGCGTGACGCGGTTGATCAACCCCCACTCGAGGGCCGTCGCCGCGTCGATCGGCTCGCCGGTCAACGCCAGCTCCATGCTCCGTTTCTTCCCGACCATCTCGGCCATCCGCTCGACGGCGTAGGGCGGATACGCCCCGATCCGCGTCTCGGGAAGCGCGAACGTCGCGTCCTCGACCGCGACGGCGAGGTCGGACGCCGCCACGATCTCGCAGCCGCCGCCGTACGCGAGTCCGTTGACCGCCGCGATCACCGGAATGGGGAGTTCCTCGATGCCGAACAGGACCCGCCGGAGCTCGGTCGCCAGCGCGTCGACGTCGTCGGCGCCCTCCATCGCGTCCAGGACCTCGATGTCGTCGCCGGCACAGAAGACGTCGTCGGTGCCCGTTATCACCGCCACGCGCGCGTCCTCGCTCGCCCGTTCGAGCGCGTCGTGGAGGTCACGCCACCCCTCGAGGTGAAGGGCGTTCATCTTCTCGGCCCGGTCGAGCCGGATCCAGACCGCGTCCTCCCGAGTGCTTCGCTCTATCATACCCCGAGCAATCGCGCGACCGGCATAAACCCCCTCGAGGACGAAACAGTCGGGGCCGCGCCGGCGTCGCGATGAGCGACCCGCCGGGCACGCAAATGCTTTGGTCAATGATAGCAATGAACGGAGTAGATATGCCGGAGTCACCACCGAACGTGCGCTCGCCGACGCCCGAGGAGATCGATGCGGCCGCGGAGCGCCACCACATGGACCTGAGCGACGAGGAACGCGAGGACTTCGCGGCCGTCATCTCGGAGACGCTGGCGGGCTACGAGCGACTCGACGAACTCCCGGACTACCGACCCGCCGTGGAGTACACCCACCGCGATCCCGGCTACAGACCGGGACCGTCCGAGGACTCGCTCAACGCCTTCGTGACGAAGTGCGAGGTGCGGGGCGCGGACGACGGGCCGCTCGCGGGCTACGAGGTCGGCCTCAAGGACACCGTAAACGTCGCCGGCGTCGAGATGACGCTGGGGTCGAAGCTCTTCGAGGGGTACGTCCCGTCGACCGACGCGACGATCGTCACCCGCCTGCTGGATGCGGGGGCGACCATCACCGGGAAGCTGAACATGGAGGACATGGCCTTCTCGGGAAGCGGCGAACTCTCGGCGACCGGGCCGGTTTTGAACCCCCGCGATTCGGCGTACGTCGCGGGCGGGTCGTCGTCGGGGTCGGCCGCGGCCGTCGGGAGCGGCGCGGTCGACGTCGCGATCGGCGGCGATCAGGGCGGGTCGATCCGCATCCCCGCCTCCTGGAGCGGCATCGTCGGCCACAAACCCACCCACGGGCTGGTCCCCTACACCGGGATCGCCGGCCTCGGGCGGTCGTTCGACCACGCCGGCCCGATGTGTTCGACCGTCGAGGACTGCGCGCGCGTTCTCGACGTCATCGCCGGGAAGGACGACCTCGATCCCCGGCAGGGCGCGGTCCCGACCGAGGACTACGTCGGGGCGCTCTCGGACGACCCCGAGGACGTGATCGTCGGCGTCCTCGAGGAGGGGTTCGGCCACGAGACGAGCGAGGGGGCGGTCGACGAAGCGGTGGGAGACGCGCTCGACGGGTTCGAGCGTGCCGGCGCGACGGTACGCGACCTCTCGGTGCCGATGCACCTCGACGGACTCGCGATCTGGACCGCGATCGCGACCGAGGAGACCACGGCGACCGTCGATGCCGAGTGCGTCGGTCACTACGGCAACGGGTTCTACGACGTGCAGATGGCCGACGCGTTCGGGCGGGCGCGCCGCGCGCAGGCCGACGACTACCTCACGACGCTGAAACTCACGCTCGTCCTCGGGCAGTACCTCGCCGACGAGCACCGGGGACGCTACTACGCGAAGGCCCAGAACCTCGGCCGAAAACTGGCCGCGGAGTACGACGCGGCGCTCGACGAGGTGGACGTCCTCGCGATGCCGACGACGCCACAGACCGCTCACGAGGTGAACGAGGAGATCTCGCGCGTCGAGGCGATCGAGCGGGCGCTCAGTATGCTCGACAACACCGCGCCGTTCGACGTGACCGGCCACCCGGCGATATCGGTGCCGGCCGGGACGGCCGACGGACTGCCGGTCGGGCTGATGCTGGTCGGCGAGCGGTTCGACGACGCGACGGTGCTCTCGAGCGCCCACGCCTTCGAGACGGCCGTCGACGCCGGCCTCTGACCGGGTTCGCCAGCGGAAGGTAACCGGTTCCGTGGAGGCCGACACGAATTACTCCGCCTCTAAAACACTAGAAAGATATATATTTAATTAGTACATATCAGAATTGAGGAAAGAATAATGGTCCGCTATCCAGACTGGTGCTGTCAACACTGCGGTGAGCCGCTTCGTACCGTCCCCTGCCTGAACTGCATCCAGCTCGAACGGATGGAACGCGAGGAGGAGTCGGCGGACGACGCCGAGATCGAGGGCGAGCGCGCCGTCGCCACCACGAAGTAGCTCGTACTGTCGGTCACGGGAACGTCACCGGCGTGTGCCCCCTGTGACGGGCCACCGCGCGAGCGAGTCCCGTCCCGCCAACGGCCGAGTTCCGGGGGTATGATCGACAGAATTAGTACGACCGCTCCATCCCGAGGACGTTCTCCCCGAGGAAGTTGAGCGCGAGCTGCTGGGTGATCGGCACCAGCCGCGTGAGCCGCGCCTCGCGGAAGTACCGCTCGACGTCGTACTCGCGGGCGATCCCGAACCCGCCGTGGGTCTGGACCGCCGCGTCGGCCGCCTCGAACGCTGCCTCGCTGGCGAGGTACTTCGCGACGTTCGCGCGCGCGCCGAGGTCCGCGCCCGATTCGGAAGCGGCGGCGTCGGCACCGTTGTAGACGACCGCCTTCGCCGCCTGCACCCGCGCGTAGGCCGCCGCCAGCGGGTGCTGGATCGCCTGGTTCTTCCCGATCGACCGTCCGAACACCTCGCGCTGATTGGCGTAGGCGACGCCCGCGTCGAGCGCCGCCTCACCCAGTCCCACGCACTCGGCGGCGATGACGAGCCGCTCCTCGTTGAGCCCGTCGAGCATCTGGTAGAACCCGCGGCCCTCCTCGCCGATGAGGCGGTCCTCGGGGACGCGAAGCCCCTCGAACCAGCACTCGTAGGAGTGAACGGCGTTGCTCGCGGTCTTCTCGATCGCCTCGATCTCGAGGTATCCGTTCGAAAGGGCCTCGTCGATATCGACGAGGAACATCGAGATCCCGCGGGTCCGTTTCTCGACCTCTTCTCTCGGTGTGGTCCGGGCCATCAACACGAGGTAATCGCTCGCGTCCACCCGCGAGGTCCAGATCTTCTGGCCGTCGATCACGTACTTCTCGCCCTCCTTTCGCGCGCGGGTCTCGATAGCCGTCGAGTCCGATCCCGCGTTCGGCTCGGTGAGGCCGAACGCCTGGATCGAGATCTCGCCGTCCGCGACCTTCGGCAGGAGGTCGGCTTTCAGCTCCGCGCTGCCGTAGCCGACGAGCGAGACGGAGTTGTAGATCCCGCCGTGGATCGCCTGTGCGGCGCTGAAGCCGCCACCGCTCGCGGCGATCTCCTCCATCATCACAACCGTCTCGGGCGTGCCCATCCCCGCCCCGCCGTACTCCTCGGGGATCAGCACGCCGAACCAGCCGTGATCCGCGAGCGCCTCGGCGAACTCGTGGGGATACTCGCCCTCGCTGTCCTTCTCGCGCCAGTACGCCGCGTCGAAGTCCGCACAGATCTCGCGGATCGAATCCCGAACGAGGCGCTGCTGATCCGAGAGATCTACCGTGTCGCGCTGGATCATAGCCCGAATAGCCCCTACATAACTATACGCCTACGGGATGGCATCGATCGTGCCGATTGTACCACTCAGTGGAGTGCTCAGAGCACCTCGGAGACGTCGAGCAACGAGGAGAGCGAGCGCGCACTGGCGAACCCGCCGAGGTCCTCGTAGAGCCGTTCGGCCCGCTCGCGGTCGAGCGTCCGGGTCGCACAGTCGAGGAACTTCGCCCGGCGGCGATCCGCCGAGAGCGGATTCCCGTGAGTGCCCGGCGGGTTCTCCTGTCGGCGCTCGACCGTCTCCCCCGTGGTCTCGATCCGGACGGTGGACGTGTGTGTATCGTAGCCCAGGTCGGAATCCGCCCGAAACGAGACGCGCTCGCGAAGGCGCCGAACGACCGGATCCGACAGCGCGGGCTCCTCGAACGTCGCCAGATCCACCCGGTCGCGCGCGAGCGCGCTGGCGACGGCGTACTCCATCGAGAACTTCGCCTCGAGTCCCGTCCCCGGATCCGAGTGGGCGAGCGCGTCGGCCGCTCCCTGTGAGGCCTCGACGGTGATCGCCTCGACGTCCGCAGGGCCGATCCCGTGGTCGCTCGCGAGCGACTGCGTCGCGGCGATGGCGGTGTGGGTGAAGTAGCAACACGGGTAGGCCTTTGTGTGGATCCCCCGCTCGTCGATGGACCGCCTCTCGGGCGGTTCGACCGCGCGTGGCTGGCCGTAGAGGTCGAGAAAGCCGCCCTCGCCGCCGATCGCCTCGGCGTCGGCGGTGGCGCCGTCGCGCGCGACCAGTGCGGCCGTGAACCCCGAACGGGCCGCGAAGCCCGCGTGCAGCGGCTTGGTCATCGAGCCGAAGTTGCGTTTCAGCCCCGCGGGCGTCGAGGCGGCGATACAGAGTGCGTTTCGCGCCTCCCCGGGCGTGAGATCGAGCAGGTACGCCGCGGCCGCGGCGGCTCCGAACGTCCCGAAGGTCGCCGTCGCGTGCCAGCCCGCCTCGTAATGCTCGGGACTGATCGGCGCGGCGACGGCGCTCATGACCTCGAACCCCGCGACGTAGGCGGCGATCGCGTCCCGACCGCTCGCGTCCGTCTCGCCCGCGAGCGCGAGGATCGGCGGGACCAGCACCACGCTCGGGTGGCCGTCGATCGCCCACGAGAGGTCGTCGTAATCGAGCGCGTGGCCCGCCGCCCCCAGCGCGAGGGCGTGTTCCGGGTCCCCTTTCCCACTCGCCACCAGTCCACCGTCGGGGAGCCACCGCGAAACGGATTCGCCAACTTCGGTCGAGAACCCCGCGAGCGTCACGCCGACGGTGTCGACGAACGCCCGCTCGACGGTGTCCGTCGTCGGTTCGTCGAGCGAGTCGGGGTCGAGGTCCGTGACGGTCGCCGCCAGGCGCGATTCGATGTCGTGGTCCGCGAGAGCCATACCCGTCCATCGACCGGTCGGCGTATAAACGGTATTACTGGAACCGTTTCGTCGTCTCGACGAGCGGGTGGCGCGCGTAGTCGACGACCGCGATGTCGCCGATGGAGGCGAGTCCCTCCTCGCGGGCGGTCCGTTCCATTCCGAGTTCGAGGTCGTCGTCGATGACGATCACGTAGGCGTCCATCTCCTCGACGTCGAGGCTGTCGGCGGCCATGACGCGGTGGTGGCCGTCCGCGAGGAGGAGACGGCCGTCGACGTCGATCACGACCAGCGGCTCCGCCAGCCCG includes these proteins:
- a CDS encoding methylmalonyl-CoA mutase, with the translated sequence MYDEEDLEAIRTERERWEAESLGPVLERHGERKERFATVSNLGVDRLYTPDDVADLDYGEDLGFPGEEPYTRGVYPTMYRGRTWTMRQFAGFGTAEETNERFHYLIDEGQTGLSVAFDMPSLMGKDSDDPLSEGEVGKEGVAVDTLRDMEVLFDGIDIGEVSTSFTINPSAAVIYAMYVALADQQGVPREEVRGTLQNDMMKEFIAQKEWVIPPEPSLRVVTDTIEFAVEETPKFKPVSISGYHIREAGSTAVQELAFTLADGFAYVEDCLERGLDVDEFAPQLSFFFNSHNSIFEEVAKYRAGRRIYARVMDEWYGAQRAESKQMKFHTQTAGQSLTAQQPLNNVVRVTIQALAGVFGGTQSLHTNSFDEALALPSEEAVRVALRTQQIIAEESGAADIVDPLGGSFAVEALTDEVEERTMRYIEEIREMGEGSVRDGVLSGISEGYFHREIQDASYEYQERVEDDEEVVVGVNRYTLEEDTSPDVLHVDEQAAYDHQTERLREVKAERDDGTVEAHLDSLQRAIRDGENVMPHIVDAVKAYATMGEVMDVFEAEHGRYQETVGLAR
- a CDS encoding acyl-CoA dehydrogenase family protein; translated protein: MIQRDTVDLSDQQRLVRDSIREICADFDAAYWREKDSEGEYPHEFAEALADHGWFGVLIPEEYGGAGMGTPETVVMMEEIAASGGGFSAAQAIHGGIYNSVSLVGYGSAELKADLLPKVADGEISIQAFGLTEPNAGSDSTAIETRARKEGEKYVIDGQKIWTSRVDASDYLVLMARTTPREEVEKRTRGISMFLVDIDEALSNGYLEIEAIEKTASNAVHSYECWFEGLRVPEDRLIGEEGRGFYQMLDGLNEERLVIAAECVGLGEAALDAGVAYANQREVFGRSIGKNQAIQHPLAAAYARVQAAKAVVYNGADAAASESGADLGARANVAKYLASEAAFEAADAAVQTHGGFGIAREYDVERYFREARLTRLVPITQQLALNFLGENVLGMERSY
- a CDS encoding class I adenylate-forming enzyme family protein, producing MQVDMTTLDFLDRATDVYADVTGVIAHDGTEYTYVEFADRVNRVSNALLDSGIERGDRVALLSPNTHYFLETLYGTNQVGATFVPMNYLLVPEDFEYILGDCEAKIVIADYEYAANVEAVRDAIPTERFVGYRAEEIEGEWTGYEEWIAGQSSDPPERPEIREDDDAAINYTSGTTGDPKGVCRTHRTEHWHALVLNQHMEIRDDDTYLWTLPMFHCNGWGHTYAITGTGGTHVCQRTFDPEGTFRRVRDHDVSFMCGAPTVLNRLIAYHEEHPDVGTTGGRDVRLATAGSAPATSTIETIEDEIGWRIIHIYGLTETAPIVTTSNSPRRLAERGRDLKVNQGSETLCTDVRVVDEDGADVPRDDATIGEIVVRGNQVMDRYLNKPEETEEAFNARLPGYFHTGDLATIDADGMVSIQDRKKDIIISGGENVSSIEVEDVLYDHPDVAKAAVIPTPSEEWGEAVTAVVVRKPAADLAEEDLREFVGGRLARYKVPKRVEFVDDLPETATGKVQKYQLREDYWESEERRVGTE
- a CDS encoding enoyl-CoA hydratase/isomerase family protein is translated as MIERSTREDAVWIRLDRAEKMNALHLEGWRDLHDALERASEDARVAVITGTDDVFCAGDDIEVLDAMEGADDVDALATELRRVLFGIEELPIPVIAAVNGLAYGGGCEIVAASDLAVAVEDATFALPETRIGAYPPYAVERMAEMVGKKRSMELALTGEPIDAATALEWGLINRVTPHGGLADAVSGFVDGIVRSPKDSIRLAKRHALHGKPDRGDEDRIAGALARATASEGCRSATRAFIEGDGTGSESGE
- a CDS encoding long-chain-fatty-acid--CoA ligase, which produces MHKPLLTTDFLDRARTHYGDQEAVVATTGERFTYDELGDRVDRLSAALAERGIGKGDRVAVLDPNTHYHLEAAYAIMQLGAIHTPLNYRLVPDDFEYILNDSGVKAIIADHEHAEKIEPVRESVPTELYVSNDASATEGEWEDFETLLEDSSGEYDRPEMEEDEIITINYTSGTTGDPKGVCRTHRAETIHAYLVSVHQEIRDDDTYLWTLPMFHVNGWGHIYAITGMGAKHVCTRGIDAEGIFETIRTEDVSYLCAAPTVLNMLIERYEATGEGTTGANPVRAATAGAAPPEATIRTVEDEFGWYLKHVYGATETGPLITTSDAKRLFDADSADRFSIKKRQGLGYLGTDVRVVDEDGADVPRDDATIGEIVVRGNQVMDGYWEKPEETEEAFNDRIEGYYHTGDLAVVDEHGMVSIQDRKKDIIISGGENISSIELEDTLFEHPDVADAAVIPAPSEKWGETPKAFVVPASGDPDAPGASAEEITAFTRERLAGYKVVHEIEFVEELPTTATGKIQKFELRQKEWDEEDRMVGEG
- a CDS encoding MmgE/PrpD family protein, whose protein sequence is MALADHDIESRLAATVTDLDPDSLDEPTTDTVERAFVDTVGVTLAGFSTEVGESVSRWLPDGGLVASGKGDPEHALALGAAGHALDYDDLSWAIDGHPSVVLVPPILALAGETDASGRDAIAAYVAGFEVMSAVAAPISPEHYEAGWHATATFGTFGAAAAAAYLLDLTPGEARNALCIAASTPAGLKRNFGSMTKPLHAGFAARSGFTAALVARDGATADAEAIGGEGGFLDLYGQPRAVEPPERRSIDERGIHTKAYPCCYFTHTAIAATQSLASDHGIGPADVEAITVEASQGAADALAHSDPGTGLEAKFSMEYAVASALARDRVDLATFEEPALSDPVVRRLRERVSFRADSDLGYDTHTSTVRIETTGETVERRQENPPGTHGNPLSADRRRAKFLDCATRTLDRERAERLYEDLGGFASARSLSSLLDVSEVL
- a CDS encoding amidase is translated as MPESPPNVRSPTPEEIDAAAERHHMDLSDEEREDFAAVISETLAGYERLDELPDYRPAVEYTHRDPGYRPGPSEDSLNAFVTKCEVRGADDGPLAGYEVGLKDTVNVAGVEMTLGSKLFEGYVPSTDATIVTRLLDAGATITGKLNMEDMAFSGSGELSATGPVLNPRDSAYVAGGSSSGSAAAVGSGAVDVAIGGDQGGSIRIPASWSGIVGHKPTHGLVPYTGIAGLGRSFDHAGPMCSTVEDCARVLDVIAGKDDLDPRQGAVPTEDYVGALSDDPEDVIVGVLEEGFGHETSEGAVDEAVGDALDGFERAGATVRDLSVPMHLDGLAIWTAIATEETTATVDAECVGHYGNGFYDVQMADAFGRARRAQADDYLTTLKLTLVLGQYLADEHRGRYYAKAQNLGRKLAAEYDAALDEVDVLAMPTTPQTAHEVNEEISRVEAIERALSMLDNTAPFDVTGHPAISVPAGTADGLPVGLMLVGERFDDATVLSSAHAFETAVDAGL